A genomic region of Manihot esculenta cultivar AM560-2 chromosome 15, M.esculenta_v8, whole genome shotgun sequence contains the following coding sequences:
- the LOC110600829 gene encoding mitochondrial import receptor subunit TOM20 gives MDMQSEFDRILFFEHARKTAEATYVKDPLDAENLTRWGGALLELSQFQNVPDSKKMILDGISKLEEALVVQPKKHETLWCLGNAHTSFAFLTPDQDEAKESFEKASVFFQQAVDEDPENEIYRKSLEVTAKAPELHMEIHKHGLAQQAMGAAPASGPSTSSSAKGSKKKNKSSDLKYDIGGWIILAVGIVAWIGFAKSQMLPPPPPPPR, from the exons ATGGACATGCAGAGTGAATTCGATAGGATACTCTTCTTCGAGCACGCTCGCAAGACCGCCGAGGCTACCTACGTTAAGGACCCTCTCGATGCGGAG AATCTAACGAGGTGGGGAGGTGCTCTGCTGGAGTTGTCTCAATTTCAGAATGTTCCAGATTCCAAAAAAATGATACTAG ATGGCATATCAAAGCTGGAGGAAGCATTGGTGGTTCAGCCAAAGAAACATGAAACTCTTTGGTGCCTAGGAAATGCTCATACTTCTTTTGCATTTTTAACCCCTGATCAGGATGAGGCTAAGGAGTCTTTTGAAAAAGCATCTGTCTTCTTTCAGCAAGCTGTTGATGAG GATCCAGAGAATGAAATATATCGCAAGTCCTTAGAAGTGACTGCTAAG GCTCCAGAATTACACATGGAGATTCATAAGCACGGTTTAGCTCAACAGGCTATGGGGGCTGCACCTGCTTCTGGACCTTCAACTTCATCAAGTGCTAAG GGttcaaagaagaagaacaaaAGCAGTGATCTCAAGTATGACATAGGTGGGTGGATAATTCTAGCTGTTGGCATTGTTGCTTGGATTGGATTTGCAAAATCTCAAATGCTTCCACCGCCTCCGCCACCTCCAAGATAA